A stretch of DNA from Acidiferrobacteraceae bacterium:
TTGTGCCCTGTTTCTTGCCATTGCCGTCACGGCCCAGGCCTCGGGGCGGGATCCCGATTGGGCGCAGCCCCTGCATCGGACCGGCGTGCCGAACTTCTATCGCGTGAGCGCGAATCTGTATCGGAGTGCCCAGCCCGATGCCGACGGAATGAAGGCACTCAAGGCCATGGGGATTCGTACGGTTGTGAATCTGCGTACTTTTCACTCGGACCGCGAGCTGCTTGCCGGTACCGGGCTCGATTCCGAGCACATCTATATGAAGACCTGGCATCCAGAGGAAGAAGACGTCGTGCGGTTCCTTCGCATTGTTGCCGATCCGGCGCGCCGGCCGGTACTGGTGCATTGCCAGCATGGTTCCGACCGCACCGGAATGATGGTTGCCTTCTACCGCGTGATCGTTCAGGGCTGGAGCAAGGAGAAGGCGGCCCGCGAGATGACAGAGGGCGGCTACGGCTTCCATGAAATCTGGCAGAACCTCGTCCATTGGTTCGACGATGCAGATTTGTCGAGAATCCGCCGGGAAGCCGGCTTGGCGAACAAAGGAGAATTGGTACGATGAATGACATTCGAACCGCAGGACACAGGCGATCGGTAATGA
This window harbors:
- a CDS encoding dual specificity protein phosphatase family protein, which translates into the protein MPTRRSRVPFHRVLCCALFLAIAVTAQASGRDPDWAQPLHRTGVPNFYRVSANLYRSAQPDADGMKALKAMGIRTVVNLRTFHSDRELLAGTGLDSEHIYMKTWHPEEEDVVRFLRIVADPARRPVLVHCQHGSDRTGMMVAFYRVIVQGWSKEKAAREMTEGGYGFHEIWQNLVHWFDDADLSRIRREAGLANKGELVR